A stretch of DNA from Saccharomyces eubayanus strain FM1318 chromosome IX, whole genome shotgun sequence:
CTTTCTGGACACGATCTTGGCAGGACCTAAATCAATGTCTATGTTTTTCTGGACAACCGCGTCTGGGTGTGCGTTTAAGCTCAAGCTGTCTGTGTTCCTGCCGATGGTAACTTCCAATTTCTGCACATAGTAGGTCCAATCACGCCCGGCAATCTTGGCATACGCGTTGACCTCTCTGGCAATGCTCAGATTATTGGAATAGTCGGTCGACACGGCTACGGGTTCGGACGACGATCCAAGAACGCACGTCACGGCATTGACGAGACCTTGGCGATCCTGGACTGTATACGAACTATATTTACCACTAAATTCTTGTTCAGCATTGGTAACagacattttttattcccgctatctttcaaaatattctgtCTTTAAAAACCAAACCGGCGCTCTTTACCCCGTCCCTTGAACCTTGAATGCTCTATACTACTGCCACCTCCCAAATACCTCAACATGCTGTTCTTTCATCCTATACCGCTTCtgatttgtttatgtttttccaattttttgtttacctCATCCAGAATCAACCCCTACTTTTCCTATTAACATCACCCTATCTGAGACCTCTTATTTTAAAAAAGCCCTTTTTAAAAACTGTACAAACCCTACATATTGTTCACCCTAActatttccttttttttgataaattttcttcaaaagtgaCTAGAATAATGGAACTTGActatcaaaagaagatccTTTCATGTTGAAAAGGTAACTTGCGTAAAACGCAGCAGTAATCGGACTTTTCGTAAGAACTGATTAGAAATCTCAAAGAGGTTAGCGTGAACAAAAAAGTACCTCTTTTTGGTTGCTATACAAAAGATCAACGGacaaataaaaaggaacagaatcaatACCTGATAAGGCATTATGCCGGAACAAGCGCAACAAGGAGAACAGTCTGTCAAGAGAAGGAGGGTCACTCGAGCTTGTGACGAAtgtagaaagaaaaaagtcaagTGTGATGGTCAGCAACCGTGTATTCATTGCACTGTATACTCTTATGAATGTACATACAAAAAGCCTACGAAGAGGACGCAGAACTCCGGAAACTCCGGAATGCTGGCACTAGGCGATGCTGCTGGTCCATCATCAAGTGTTGTCGTGGCTACCGCTGCTTTGAATCCGAATAAACTACTTTCGAGTGTCAAACCTGAGAAACCTCCGTTACCAGGTTCTTCAACAATACCCGCAAGCAGCAACATGTCCAAGCCAAGAAGGTATAAGACCAAGAGTACTAGACTACAATCGACGATCGACAAGTATAAGCAAGTCCTTGATGAGGTATTCCCGCAGTTGCCTGATATAGATAATCTGGATGTCCCTGtatttttgcaaattttcCACAATTTTAAAAGGGAGTCGCAATCATTCTTAGACGACACTGTAAAAGAGTACATTTTGATTGCCAACGACAGTTCGTCTCCAATCCAGCCAATGctctcttcaaattcaaaacattcaaCTCCAGACGAGTTTCTACCCAACTTGAAAAGCGACTCGAATAGTGCCTCTAGTATAAACAAGGAACCTGACAATATAGACACGTACTCCAATATTCCAGTAGGTAgggaaataaaaatcatCTTACCTCCAAAACCGATCGCCCTACAATTCGTAAAAAGTACCTGGGAACACTGTTGTGTTCTTCTTAGATTCTATCACAGACCATCGTTTATTACACAACTAGACGAATTGTATGAAACAGATCCGAACAATTACACTTCCAAGCAAATGCAATTTTTGCCGCTATGTTACGCCGCAATTGCTGTGGGAGCattattttccaaatctatAGTCTCCAACGACTCTTCGAGGGAAAAATTTTTACAAGACGAAGGTTACAAGTATTTCATAGCGGCAAGAAAACTAATTGACATAACAAATGCCCGTGACTTGAACTCCATACAGGCCATTTTGATGCTGTTTATATTTCTACAGTGTTCTGCACGTTTGTCAACATGTTACACTTATATCGGCGTGGCTATGAGAAGCGCCTTAAGGGCAGGGTTTCATAGGAAATTGAGTGCAAATTCTGGTTTTACCCCAATAGAAGTTGAAATGAGAAAACGTCTTTTTTACACCATCTATAAACTAGACGTTTACATCAACGCAATGCTAGGTTTACCTAGATCCATATCTCCGGACGATTTTGATCAAACTCTACCTCTGGATTTATCGGACGAGAATATTACGGAAGTTGCATACTTACctgaaaaccaaaatgcCGTGTTGTCAAGCACAGGGATTTCCAATGAGCATACAAAActcttcttgatcttgaatGAGATCATTTCTGAGCTGTatccaataaaaaaaaccaataatatcatatcTCATGAAACAGTCACCAGTTTGGAGTTAAAGTTAAGAAACTGGTTAGATTCATTGCCCAGAGAACTAATGCCTAATGCCAAGAATATTGATCCTGAATACGAAAGGGCTAATCGTTTATTACACTTATCCTTTTTGCATGTCCAGATCATATTGTATAGGCCTTTTATTCATTATTTATCGCGTAATATGAGTACTCAGAATTTAGATCCCTTATCTTACCAAAGAGCAAGAAACTCTATTGCTGTGGCTAGAACAGTCATCAAATTAGCAAAAGAGATGGTCAGTAATAATTTGTTAACAGGTTCCTACTGGTACGCCTGTTATACAATTTTTTATTCCGTCGCGGGCCTTTTGTTCTACATTCATGAGGCACAACTTCCTGACAAGGACAGTGCTAGAGAATATTACGATATTTTGAAGGACGCAGAAACTGGTAGAAGCGTTCTCATTCAATTAAAGGATTCTAGTATGGCTGCTAGTAGAACTTATAATCTGTTAAATCAGATTTTCGAAAAATTGAACTCAAAAACTATCCAGCTGACTGCATTGCAATCATCTCTCTCTAGCGAAAGTGGTTCTTTGGCAACTAATAGCACCTCGGCCCTTGGATGTGGTCCAGGGGAATCTTTACAACCGCCCGtgttcttctcttctcaaGACACGAAGCACGGTCTTTCGACAGGGAAGAATGATGAAAGCACGAACGATTACACAATGGCGAATTATTTAAACAATACGCCACTCTCCGAAATTCCTCTAAACGAAGCGCAGCAGCAAGATCAAATGCCTCAAGGATTGACTAATACATCTAATGAAAGAGGTTCTAACAGCTTTCTTTCAACCGATATTACACTTGATGATAACAACCAACGAAATATGCTTGATGCTACAGATGACGTTCTAATCAGAAACGATGACGACATAACAGGCAACAGtgtatttgattttgacaGTAATAAAAACGATGTATCAAATAGCTCCAATCCAGTTATcacaaacaacaacaataatcataataatcataataataatcataataatagtaataataataatagtaataataataccaacaacaacaacaacaacaacaacaacaacaacaacaacaacaacaataataataataataataataataatagtgataataatagtaataataataacaataataataacaataataacaataatagtaacaataataataataataacttCCGCATGAGTATTGACAACAATTCACCATCATTTGAAGGCTTTGCTCAATGGCAGAGGCCACCTTCACGAGATAATATGAGCATAGAAGACAAAGCAGATACCTCACCTGATACCGAAATTAAGAGTGAGCAAAACGGAACCGAATCAAATAATATTCTTGGCGTATTTGATCAGCTAGATGCTCAACTTTTTGGGAAGTATATACCTTTAAACTATCCCTCTGAATGAAGCTCTTTATTTGGTCTATACATAGGCTCATGGCGTTTGTGTgtgtatttatatatgctaatattaataataataatattaataataataataataataataataataataataataataataataatagtattTATTATTGGTTCTGAATGGAAAAATGCTGCCTTTTGAGGtcactttttttaattattatttattggtGTTTCCTTATGCCGAAATATTCACCTGTCTTGAATGTTGAATTCGAAAGATCGAGAGAAAATCGTAAATAATAGCAGATATATAGCAGTATGCCAACTATTTGATATTAGTGTTGTGTGGTCTTCCTACATATTCatgaaaacttcaaatgGTCTTTATATACGTTTCTTACGCCAAGTCAAACTTAACAACAAAGTTAACAAAACAATTTGAATTATATTCTGGGTTTTCCACttctatttatttttactgCAAACGAATCAGCCAAATGTGTCTTGAATGAAACATTAGACGGCGTTCTTGACAAGCTCCTGTTCAATATAACAGAGACTTTTTTATCGTACAGCTGTGGAGCAGATTCAAAGGAAAATGTTTGATCAGTACGAGTTGTTTCGATTGAGTCTGAACGTCCGTGAGGAATTCCCATGTCCATCTTAGAGGAAATATTTGGTACATTTGTatcttttgtaaaaaaGCTATCCAAATTATCCAATTCTGCCCACATATGACTTAACGAAgcatccttttcttctgtgACAGAAATGGAATCATTCGTATCCATTCTTCCAAGATCGTAATCACCATCCGCATGAAATTCTACAATCGTATCCATCCTACCAAGTTCGTAGTCACCATCCGCATGAAACTCTATAATTGCATCCATATCATCCGATCCATGAGCAGAGATTTCATCTGATTTGCTTGTGCCACATGTCATAAACACTGCGTGAACGTTGTGTCTTGTTGTAGCCGCAGTCATTGTTGGCATAGGAACAGACCAACCACTGTCTTCAGGCAAACCAAACAACGTAGTAGTAGCGTTATCGCTATCCTTAACATCTTTATTGCCCATCGTTATTCTTAGTACGTCCTTGTCCATCTTGCTCCCAGAAACGTTTGGTACGCA
This window harbors:
- the ASG1 gene encoding Asg1p encodes the protein MPEQAQQGEQSVKRRRVTRACDECRKKKVKCDGQQPCIHCTVYSYECTYKKPTKRTQNSGNSGMLALGDAAGPSSSVVVATAALNPNKLLSSVKPEKPPLPGSSTIPASSNMSKPRRYKTKSTRLQSTIDKYKQVLDEVFPQLPDIDNLDVPVFLQIFHNFKRESQSFLDDTVKEYILIANDSSSPIQPMLSSNSKHSTPDEFLPNLKSDSNSASSINKEPDNIDTYSNIPVGREIKIILPPKPIALQFVKSTWEHCCVLLRFYHRPSFITQLDELYETDPNNYTSKQMQFLPLCYAAIAVGALFSKSIVSNDSSREKFLQDEGYKYFIAARKLIDITNARDLNSIQAILMLFIFLQCSARLSTCYTYIGVAMRSALRAGFHRKLSANSGFTPIEVEMRKRLFYTIYKLDVYINAMLGLPRSISPDDFDQTLPLDLSDENITEVAYLPENQNAVLSSTGISNEHTKLFLILNEIISELYPIKKTNNIISHETVTSLELKLRNWLDSLPRELMPNAKNIDPEYERANRLLHLSFLHVQIILYRPFIHYLSRNMSTQNLDPLSYQRARNSIAVARTVIKLAKEMVSNNLLTGSYWYACYTIFYSVAGLLFYIHEAQLPDKDSAREYYDILKDAETGRSVLIQLKDSSMAASRTYNLLNQIFEKLNSKTIQLTALQSSLSSESGSLATNSTSALGCGPGESLQPPVFFSSQDTKHGLSTGKNDESTNDYTMANYLNNTPLSEIPLNEAQQQDQMPQGLTNTSNERGSNSFLSTDITLDDNNQRNMLDATDDVLIRNDDDITGNSVFDFDSNKNDVSNSSNPVITNNNNNHNNHNNNHNNSNNNNSNNNTNNNNNNNNNNNNNNNNNNNNNNNNSDNNSNNNNNNNNNNNNNSNNNNNNNFRMSIDNNSPSFEGFAQWQRPPSRDNMSIEDKADTSPDTEIKSEQNGTESNNILGVFDQLDAQLFGKYIPLNYPSE